Proteins encoded in a region of the Thermofilaceae archaeon genome:
- the rbsK gene encoding ribokinase, producing the protein MAEPSICVVGTMHMDFIVYTDRLPKPGETVIGRGFEMQPGGKGANQAVAAARLGARSSLVSRVGNDYVGRLLLENAARNGVDTSHVRVDPESHSGVALIIVGERGENVIAVAPGVDLRISPGDVEAALPAIRSADAVLAQLEIPVETALRAMRLAKQWGRLAILNPAPAKPLPEDAFSCIDVITPNVRELEALTGASVESVEDAVEAAHLLLERGVGAVVVTMGKRGALVVDGSGSRLVPTFDVPVVDTVGAGDAFNGALAVALSLGASIDEAATFGNLVASLKVTKRGAQAGLPRLEEVEKFAEQRGARFSFLNRLRRAYPSAP; encoded by the coding sequence AGGGGCTTCGAGATGCAGCCGGGTGGGAAGGGCGCTAACCAGGCGGTGGCAGCCGCCCGGTTGGGGGCTCGAAGCTCCCTGGTCAGCAGGGTGGGGAACGACTACGTTGGGAGGCTGCTGCTCGAGAACGCTGCGAGGAACGGGGTCGATACCTCGCACGTCCGGGTGGACCCGGAGTCGCACAGCGGCGTCGCCTTGATAATCGTTGGGGAGCGAGGCGAGAACGTGATCGCAGTGGCCCCCGGCGTCGACCTCAGGATCTCACCGGGGGACGTGGAGGCCGCTTTACCCGCGATACGGTCCGCGGACGCGGTGCTCGCGCAGCTGGAGATCCCCGTCGAGACCGCGCTGAGGGCGATGAGGCTGGCGAAGCAGTGGGGTCGGTTGGCCATCCTCAACCCCGCCCCGGCGAAACCCCTCCCGGAGGACGCGTTCTCGTGCATCGACGTGATCACGCCGAACGTGAGGGAGCTGGAGGCATTGACCGGGGCAAGCGTCGAGTCGGTCGAGGACGCGGTGGAGGCAGCCCACCTGCTCCTGGAAAGGGGGGTGGGCGCCGTCGTAGTGACGATGGGTAAGAGGGGGGCCTTGGTCGTTGATGGCAGCGGCTCCCGGCTCGTGCCGACCTTCGACGTGCCCGTGGTTGACACCGTTGGCGCGGGTGACGCGTTCAACGGGGCTCTCGCTGTGGCCCTCTCGCTCGGGGCTTCCATCGATGAGGCGGCCACCTTCGGCAACCTCGTCGCATCGCTGAAGGTGACGAAGAGGGGCGCGCAAGCGGGGCTGCCGAGGCTTGAGGAGGTGGAGAAGTTCGCCGAGCAGCGGGGGGCGCGCTTCAGCTTCCTCAATCGGCTCCGGCGAGCTTATCCCTCAGCTCCCTGA